One Aegilops tauschii subsp. strangulata cultivar AL8/78 chromosome 7, Aet v6.0, whole genome shotgun sequence genomic window carries:
- the LOC109781754 gene encoding uncharacterized protein yields the protein MARALSSRAAATLTRRLGARPAAAALGRRANHTRRPGGAMVLELDAAGASPAAAEGSAGALKRRLEEAIDGAMARMSEPEWAPFRPGTSYYAPPRPAGAALGLLELVTRGGGIGVLPPPLSDDEARAVASSSRGYPCSAYFVDGRFPDEEAEGFVEDADLAQED from the exons ATGGCGCGGGCGCTCTCCTCCCGGGCGGCGGCGACCCTGACCCGGCGGCTGGGGGCCCGGCCCGCGGCTGCGGCCCTGGGCCGGCGCGCCAACCACACGCGGCGCCCGGGCGGCGCGATGGTGCTGGAGCTGGACGCGGCGGGGGCGTCGCCGGCGGCCGCGGAGGGCTCCGCGGGCGCGCTCAAGCGGCGCCTCGAGGAGGCCATCGACGGCgccatggcccgcatgtcggagCCCGAGTGGGCGCCCTTCCGGCCCGGCACCTCCTACtacgcgccgccccgccccgcggGGGCCGCCCTCGGCCTGCTCGAGCTCGTCACCCGCGGCGGCGGGATCGGGGTGCTCCCGCCCCCGCTCTCCGACGACGAGGCCCGCGccgtcgcctcctcctcccgcggcTACCCCTGCTCCGCCTACTTCGTCGACG GACGCTTTCCGGATGAAGAGGCGGAGGGATTCGTAGAGGATGCAGATCTAGCTCAAGAGGACTGA
- the LOC109781755 gene encoding putative clathrin assembly protein At5g57200, which produces MAVMGSGTWRKAYGALKDSTKVGLANFNSEYKDLDIAIVKATNHVECPPKERHFRRIMFANSANRPRADVAYSICTLARRLSKTKNWIVALKTLIVIHRLLREGDGSFKDDFLSYSYRGNILQLPNFRDDSSPLAWDSSAWVRLYAFYLHERVECFRVLKYDVEADRLVKLPQASGKAHSRTRTLPCEDLLDQLPALQKLLLRLISCQPEGTACTNHLIQYALALVLKESFKIYCSINDGIINLVDMYFDMAKMDAIKALEIYKRAGQQAEKLSAYYDYCKNLELAKTFQFPTLRQPPSSFLATMEEYIREAPSVSITRKSVSSPSDHEDEAPQETEKPVEEEKEEPAEAAPEEEPPYTTLSEEDEPPPLRPTTGDLLNLDEELHPMIANLEQSNALALAIVEPGSENNASAPLDLFAIDKAGWELALVTAQSNHASQPAVSQVQAGGFDKLLLDSLYEDDARRQQIASVTYTGGVTVNPFDPNDPFAMSNSFAPPSNVQFAMMGQQQQQYYQAQQHGYFQMQQQQQHQMLAMPSQTYQQQQAQYAVNAGLSNPFGDPFSALVTTANPPKQNNQI; this is translated from the exons ATGGCGGTCATGGGGTCCGGCACCTGGCGCAAGGCCTACGGCGCCCTCAAGGACTCCACCAAGGTTGGCCTCGCCAACTTCAACAGCGAGTACAAG GATTTGGATATCGCCATCGTGAAGGCGACGAACCACGTGGAGTGCCCGCCCAAGGAGCGGCATTTCAGGA GGATAATGTTTGCGAACTCGGCAAATCGCCCGCGGGCCGACGTCGCCTACTCCATATGTACATTGGCCAGGAGATTGTCCAAGACCAAGAACTGGATA GTTGCGCTTAAAACACTGATAGTGATACATAGGTTACTGAGAGAAGGCGACGGGTCATTCAAAGATGACTTCCTGAGCTATTCGTACAGAGGAAACATTTTGCAGCTTCCAAATTTCAGGGATGACTCGAGCCCATTAG CATGGGATTCCTCTGCTTGGGTTCGCCTGTATGCATTCTACCTACATGAACGCGTCGAATGCTTTAGGGTTCTAAAATACGACGTCGAAGCCGATCGTCTGGTGAAATTACCCCAGGCTTCTGGCAAG GCACACAGTAGAACAAGAACCCTTCCATGTGAAGATCTTTTAGATCAGTTGCCTGCATTGCAGAAGCTACTACTCCGGCTTATTTCTTGCCAG CCTGAAGGTACAGCCTGCACAAATCACCTTATACAATATGCATTAGCCCTT GTTCTGAAGGAGAGCTTCAAAATATACTGTTCGATAAATGACGGCATCATCAATCTTGTTGATATG TATTTTGATATGGCAAAAATGGATGCTATCAAGGCCCTTGAAATTTATAAAAGAGCTGGCCAGCAG GCAGAAAAGCTTTCTGCGTATTATGACTACTGCAAAAATCTTGAGCTCGCCAAGACATTCCAGTTTCCTACTTTGAGGCAG CCACCTTCTTCATTCCTTGCAACTATGGAAGAGTACATCAGAGAAGCACCCAGTGTCAGCATCACGAGAAAGAGTGTG AGTTCACCTAGTGACCACGAAGATGAAGCTCCACAGGAAACCGAGAAACCGGTTGAAGAGGAGAAAGAAGAGCCAGCAGAAGCTGCACCTGAAGAAGAGCCACCATATACCACTCTCTCGGAAGAAGATGAACCCCCACCATTGCGGCCAACCACTGGGGATCTACTA AACTTGGATGAAGAATTGCACCCCATGATTGCAAACCTTGAACAAAGCAACGCACTTGCTCTTGCCATCGTGGAACCAG GGAGTGAGAACAATGCCTCGGCCCCTCTAGACTTGTTTGCCATTGACAAAGCTGGGTGGGAATTGGCACTGGTCACTGCCCAGAGTAACCACGCAAGCCAACCAGCTGTCAGCCAAGTG CAAGCCGGAGGGTTCGACAAGCTGCTGCTAGACAGCCTATACGAAGACGACGCGAGGAGGCAGCAAATTGCCAGTGTGACCTACACCGGCGGCGTCACGGTGAACCCATTTGACCCCAATGACCCGTTCGCCATGTCCAACAGCTTCGCGCCGCCATCAAACGTGCAGTTCGCCATGATgggccagcagcagcagcagtactACCAGGCACAGCAGCATGGCTACTTCCAGatgcagcagcaacaacaacatcAAATGCTGGCGATGCCGTCACAGACATACCAGCAGCAGCAGGCTCAGTACGCCGTGAATGCCGGATTATCCAACCCGTTCGGCGATCCGTTCAGTGCTCTCGTCACGACGGCGAATCCGCCAAAGCAAAACAATCAGATTTAG
- the LOC109781757 gene encoding uncharacterized protein isoform X4 — translation MTLKSMKNTFLCQKEKSKSSVNFLDLSSSSSSPVVDGVCFVPTSEDDHHLYKRRRTDQKCDFVPTNANGNKSRSTNRNAIKSTTDGNARKSTTRSSATFEDISPPVQKFGKALIVPSDGEVLKSETSIVEYTKKYKDTAEASKRSSWKNSSVSLSTVDDRKSISISSRPSYIKHKIEDSRESDTESLMELTSREVCISLLERDIVLIEKSELSSTSTTLTHDDNESNTLFACKSCGSFEDPCRMLICDRCEEAFHLLCCHRRIKKIPDNDWYCLDCSRKKPKRQREMLSSTKGSAKHIQRPLQVLGSKGDMLTNAEPYETQVRIGRDFQAEVPEWSGPISGSDDYFVEPAELDATEMPNLSLSLRREDKKTSIGNWIQCQEVLDTGAICGKWRRAPLFVVQSSDWDCSCSVLWDPIRADCAVPQELGTAEVLQQLKYINKLKLRLDSCKKKR, via the exons ATGACTTTAAAATCTATGAAGAACACCTTTTTATGTCAGAAGGAGAAATCAAAGTCATCAGTAAATTTTTTGGATTTATCCTCAAGCTCGAGTTCGCCAGTTGTCGATGGTGTTTGTTTTGTTCCTACTTCAGAAGATGATCACCATTTGTATAAACGGAGGAGGACGGACCAGAAATGTGATTTTGTTCCGACAAATGCAAATGGAAATAAGAGTAGGAGTACAAACAGAAATGCGATCAAGAGTACAACAGATGGAAATGCGAGGAAAAGTACAACCAGAAGTTCTGCAACTTTTGAAGATATTTCGCCCCCGGTCCAAAAATTTGGGAAAGCACTTATTGTTCCTTCAGATGGAGAAGTTTTAAAATCTGAAACAAGCATTGTTGAATATACAAAAAAATATAAAGATACCGCAGAAGCTTCTAAGAGAAGTTCTTGGAAAAACTCATCGGTGTCACTTTCTACTGTGGATGATAGGAAGTCAATATCCATATCAAGCAGGCCATCTTATATAAAGCACAAGATAGAGGATTCCAGGGAGTCTGATACAGAATCACTTATGGAGTTAACATCAAGGGAGGTTTGCATATCCTTGCTCGAAAGGGATATAGTTCTCATCGAAAAATCAGAGCTCAGCAGCACATCAACTACATTAACCCATGATGATAATGAAAGCAACACTTTATTTGCATGCAAGAGTTGTGGGTCTTTTGAAGATCCATGCCGCATGTTAATATGTGATCGTTGTGAAGAAGCATTCCACTTGCTTTGCTGCCACCGTCGCATCAAGAAAATACCAGATAATGATTGGTATTGCCTGGATTGTTCAAGGAAGAAACCTAAGAGGCAGCGTGAGATGTTGTCGAGTACAAAAGGATCAGCCAAGCATATTCAAAGACCTCTCCAAGTTCTTGGCTCAAAAGGAGATATGTTGACGAATGCTGAACCATATGAAACTCAAGTAAGGATTGGTAGAGACTTCCAAGCAgaagttccagaatggtccggtcCAATTTCTGG CAGTGATGACTATTTTGTTGAACCTGCTGAACTTGATGCCACTGAAATGCCAAATCTGAGT TTGTCACTAAGGCGTGAGGACAAGAAAACCAGCATTGGTAACTGGATTCAGTGCCAAGAAGTCTTGGACACAGGTGCTATTTGCGGCAAGTGGCGGAG GGCACCACTTTTTGTTGTTCAGTCGAGCGATTGGGATTGTTCATGTTCAGTTCTTTGGGATCCAATTCGTGCTGATTGTGCTGTTCCGCAG GAATTGGGTACCGCTGAAGTGCTTCAGCAACTGAAGTACATAAATAAG CTGAAGCTGCGTCTGGACAGTTGTAAGAAGAAACGCTGA
- the LOC109781757 gene encoding uncharacterized protein isoform X1: MTLKSMKNTFLCQKEKSKSSVNFLDLSSSSSSPVVDGVCFVPTSEDDHHLYKRRRTDQKCDFVPTNANGNKSRSTNRNAIKSTTDGNARKSTTRSSATFEDISPPVQKFGKALIVPSDGEVLKSETSIVEYTKKYKDTAEASKRSSWKNSSVSLSTVDDRKSISISSRPSYIKHKIEDSRESDTESLMELTSREVCISLLERDIVLIEKSELSSTSTTLTHDDNESNTLFACKSCGSFEDPCRMLICDRCEEAFHLLCCHRRIKKIPDNDWYCLDCSRKKPKRQREMLSSTKGSAKHIQRPLQVLGSKGDMLTNAEPYETQVRIGRDFQAEVPEWSGPISGSDDYFVEPAELDATEMPNLSLQLSLRREDKKTSIGNWIQCQEVLDTGAICGKWRRAPLFVVQSSDWDCSCSVLWDPIRADCAVPQELGTAEVLQQLKYINKLKLRLDSCKKKR; this comes from the exons ATGACTTTAAAATCTATGAAGAACACCTTTTTATGTCAGAAGGAGAAATCAAAGTCATCAGTAAATTTTTTGGATTTATCCTCAAGCTCGAGTTCGCCAGTTGTCGATGGTGTTTGTTTTGTTCCTACTTCAGAAGATGATCACCATTTGTATAAACGGAGGAGGACGGACCAGAAATGTGATTTTGTTCCGACAAATGCAAATGGAAATAAGAGTAGGAGTACAAACAGAAATGCGATCAAGAGTACAACAGATGGAAATGCGAGGAAAAGTACAACCAGAAGTTCTGCAACTTTTGAAGATATTTCGCCCCCGGTCCAAAAATTTGGGAAAGCACTTATTGTTCCTTCAGATGGAGAAGTTTTAAAATCTGAAACAAGCATTGTTGAATATACAAAAAAATATAAAGATACCGCAGAAGCTTCTAAGAGAAGTTCTTGGAAAAACTCATCGGTGTCACTTTCTACTGTGGATGATAGGAAGTCAATATCCATATCAAGCAGGCCATCTTATATAAAGCACAAGATAGAGGATTCCAGGGAGTCTGATACAGAATCACTTATGGAGTTAACATCAAGGGAGGTTTGCATATCCTTGCTCGAAAGGGATATAGTTCTCATCGAAAAATCAGAGCTCAGCAGCACATCAACTACATTAACCCATGATGATAATGAAAGCAACACTTTATTTGCATGCAAGAGTTGTGGGTCTTTTGAAGATCCATGCCGCATGTTAATATGTGATCGTTGTGAAGAAGCATTCCACTTGCTTTGCTGCCACCGTCGCATCAAGAAAATACCAGATAATGATTGGTATTGCCTGGATTGTTCAAGGAAGAAACCTAAGAGGCAGCGTGAGATGTTGTCGAGTACAAAAGGATCAGCCAAGCATATTCAAAGACCTCTCCAAGTTCTTGGCTCAAAAGGAGATATGTTGACGAATGCTGAACCATATGAAACTCAAGTAAGGATTGGTAGAGACTTCCAAGCAgaagttccagaatggtccggtcCAATTTCTGG CAGTGATGACTATTTTGTTGAACCTGCTGAACTTGATGCCACTGAAATGCCAAATCTGAGT TTGCAGTTGTCACTAAGGCGTGAGGACAAGAAAACCAGCATTGGTAACTGGATTCAGTGCCAAGAAGTCTTGGACACAGGTGCTATTTGCGGCAAGTGGCGGAG GGCACCACTTTTTGTTGTTCAGTCGAGCGATTGGGATTGTTCATGTTCAGTTCTTTGGGATCCAATTCGTGCTGATTGTGCTGTTCCGCAG GAATTGGGTACCGCTGAAGTGCTTCAGCAACTGAAGTACATAAATAAG CTGAAGCTGCGTCTGGACAGTTGTAAGAAGAAACGCTGA
- the LOC109781757 gene encoding uncharacterized protein isoform X2 has translation MTLKSMKNTFLCQKEKSKSSVNFLDLSSSSSSPVVDGVCFVPTSEDDHHLYKRRRTDQKCDFVPTNANGNKSRSTNRNAIKSTTDGNARKSTTRSSATFEDISPPVQKFGKALIVPSDGEVLKSETSIVEYTKKYKDTAEASKRSSWKNSSVSLSTVDDRKSISISSRPSYIKHKIEDSRESDTESLMELTSREVCISLLERDIVLIEKSELSSTSTTLTHDDNESNTLFACKSCGSFEDPCRMLICDRCEEAFHLLCCHRRIKKIPDNDWYCLDCSRKKPKRQREMLSSTKGSAKHIQRPLQVLGSKGDMLTNAEPYETQVRIGRDFQAEVPEWSGPISGDDYFVEPAELDATEMPNLSLSLRREDKKTSIGNWIQCQEVLDTGAICGKWRRAPLFVVQSSDWDCSCSVLWDPIRADCAVPQELGTAEVLQQLKYINKLKLRLDSCKKKR, from the exons ATGACTTTAAAATCTATGAAGAACACCTTTTTATGTCAGAAGGAGAAATCAAAGTCATCAGTAAATTTTTTGGATTTATCCTCAAGCTCGAGTTCGCCAGTTGTCGATGGTGTTTGTTTTGTTCCTACTTCAGAAGATGATCACCATTTGTATAAACGGAGGAGGACGGACCAGAAATGTGATTTTGTTCCGACAAATGCAAATGGAAATAAGAGTAGGAGTACAAACAGAAATGCGATCAAGAGTACAACAGATGGAAATGCGAGGAAAAGTACAACCAGAAGTTCTGCAACTTTTGAAGATATTTCGCCCCCGGTCCAAAAATTTGGGAAAGCACTTATTGTTCCTTCAGATGGAGAAGTTTTAAAATCTGAAACAAGCATTGTTGAATATACAAAAAAATATAAAGATACCGCAGAAGCTTCTAAGAGAAGTTCTTGGAAAAACTCATCGGTGTCACTTTCTACTGTGGATGATAGGAAGTCAATATCCATATCAAGCAGGCCATCTTATATAAAGCACAAGATAGAGGATTCCAGGGAGTCTGATACAGAATCACTTATGGAGTTAACATCAAGGGAGGTTTGCATATCCTTGCTCGAAAGGGATATAGTTCTCATCGAAAAATCAGAGCTCAGCAGCACATCAACTACATTAACCCATGATGATAATGAAAGCAACACTTTATTTGCATGCAAGAGTTGTGGGTCTTTTGAAGATCCATGCCGCATGTTAATATGTGATCGTTGTGAAGAAGCATTCCACTTGCTTTGCTGCCACCGTCGCATCAAGAAAATACCAGATAATGATTGGTATTGCCTGGATTGTTCAAGGAAGAAACCTAAGAGGCAGCGTGAGATGTTGTCGAGTACAAAAGGATCAGCCAAGCATATTCAAAGACCTCTCCAAGTTCTTGGCTCAAAAGGAGATATGTTGACGAATGCTGAACCATATGAAACTCAAGTAAGGATTGGTAGAGACTTCCAAGCAgaagttccagaatggtccggtcCAATTTCTGG TGATGACTATTTTGTTGAACCTGCTGAACTTGATGCCACTGAAATGCCAAATCTGAGT TTGTCACTAAGGCGTGAGGACAAGAAAACCAGCATTGGTAACTGGATTCAGTGCCAAGAAGTCTTGGACACAGGTGCTATTTGCGGCAAGTGGCGGAG GGCACCACTTTTTGTTGTTCAGTCGAGCGATTGGGATTGTTCATGTTCAGTTCTTTGGGATCCAATTCGTGCTGATTGTGCTGTTCCGCAG GAATTGGGTACCGCTGAAGTGCTTCAGCAACTGAAGTACATAAATAAG CTGAAGCTGCGTCTGGACAGTTGTAAGAAGAAACGCTGA
- the LOC109781757 gene encoding uncharacterized protein isoform X3 yields the protein MTLKSMKNTFLCQKEKSKSSVNFLDLSSSSSSPVVDGVCFVPTSEDDHHLYKRRRTDQKCDFVPTNANGNKSRSTNRNAIKSTTDGNARKSTTRSSATFEDISPPVQKFGKALIVPSDGEVLKSETSIVEYTKKYKDTAEASKRSSWKNSSVSLSTVDDRKSISISSRPSYIKHKIEDSRESDTESLMELTSREVCISLLERDIVLIEKSELSSTSTTLTHDDNESNTLFACKSCGSFEDPCRMLICDRCEEAFHLLCCHRRIKKIPDNDWYCLDCSRKKPKRQREMLSSTKGSAKHIQRPLQVLGSKGDMLTNAEPYETQVRIGRDFQAEVPEWSGPISGDDYFVEPAELDATEMPNLSLQLSLRREDKKTSIGNWIQCQEVLDTGAICGKWRRAPLFVVQSSDWDCSCSVLWDPIRADCAVPQELGTAEVLQQLKYINKLKLRLDSCKKKR from the exons ATGACTTTAAAATCTATGAAGAACACCTTTTTATGTCAGAAGGAGAAATCAAAGTCATCAGTAAATTTTTTGGATTTATCCTCAAGCTCGAGTTCGCCAGTTGTCGATGGTGTTTGTTTTGTTCCTACTTCAGAAGATGATCACCATTTGTATAAACGGAGGAGGACGGACCAGAAATGTGATTTTGTTCCGACAAATGCAAATGGAAATAAGAGTAGGAGTACAAACAGAAATGCGATCAAGAGTACAACAGATGGAAATGCGAGGAAAAGTACAACCAGAAGTTCTGCAACTTTTGAAGATATTTCGCCCCCGGTCCAAAAATTTGGGAAAGCACTTATTGTTCCTTCAGATGGAGAAGTTTTAAAATCTGAAACAAGCATTGTTGAATATACAAAAAAATATAAAGATACCGCAGAAGCTTCTAAGAGAAGTTCTTGGAAAAACTCATCGGTGTCACTTTCTACTGTGGATGATAGGAAGTCAATATCCATATCAAGCAGGCCATCTTATATAAAGCACAAGATAGAGGATTCCAGGGAGTCTGATACAGAATCACTTATGGAGTTAACATCAAGGGAGGTTTGCATATCCTTGCTCGAAAGGGATATAGTTCTCATCGAAAAATCAGAGCTCAGCAGCACATCAACTACATTAACCCATGATGATAATGAAAGCAACACTTTATTTGCATGCAAGAGTTGTGGGTCTTTTGAAGATCCATGCCGCATGTTAATATGTGATCGTTGTGAAGAAGCATTCCACTTGCTTTGCTGCCACCGTCGCATCAAGAAAATACCAGATAATGATTGGTATTGCCTGGATTGTTCAAGGAAGAAACCTAAGAGGCAGCGTGAGATGTTGTCGAGTACAAAAGGATCAGCCAAGCATATTCAAAGACCTCTCCAAGTTCTTGGCTCAAAAGGAGATATGTTGACGAATGCTGAACCATATGAAACTCAAGTAAGGATTGGTAGAGACTTCCAAGCAgaagttccagaatggtccggtcCAATTTCTGG TGATGACTATTTTGTTGAACCTGCTGAACTTGATGCCACTGAAATGCCAAATCTGAGT TTGCAGTTGTCACTAAGGCGTGAGGACAAGAAAACCAGCATTGGTAACTGGATTCAGTGCCAAGAAGTCTTGGACACAGGTGCTATTTGCGGCAAGTGGCGGAG GGCACCACTTTTTGTTGTTCAGTCGAGCGATTGGGATTGTTCATGTTCAGTTCTTTGGGATCCAATTCGTGCTGATTGTGCTGTTCCGCAG GAATTGGGTACCGCTGAAGTGCTTCAGCAACTGAAGTACATAAATAAG CTGAAGCTGCGTCTGGACAGTTGTAAGAAGAAACGCTGA